In Halobacterium noricense, the genomic stretch GATGGGGTCGAGCGCGTCGCGGTGCTCGTCGCTCCAGATGCCGAGGTCCTCGGGCGTGATGCGGCCGCGGGGTTCGACGGCGGTGGCTTCGGTCATCACGATGCCAGCGCCGCCGGTGGCGCGCGAGCCGAGGTGGACGCGGTGCCAGTCCGTGGCGAGGCCGTCGCGGTCCTCGACGGAGTACTGACACATCGGGGACACGACGAACCGGTTCCGGGCGGTCGTCTCGCGGAGTTCGAGCGGCGAGAACACGTCGTCTGTCATCGCGTCGTCGTAGCGCTTCCGGGGGTTTATCGGCGGTGTCCCAGGGGCTGCTTGCCGGCTTCGCGCCCGGCCACGGATTTTCTCACCCGGAGAAAACCCACAATATTTATCGGTTTGGTTGGCGTGCGTACACGTACGATGTCAGACGGTTCCACGGCGCGTGGGTGGGTCGACGACCCGGCCACCTTCGCGGCGGCCCTCGACGACCTCAAATCCACGGGGTGTCTCCTCCTCGTCCTCGAAGCCGGCGGCAGCGACGCCGGCGGTGCCGGCTGCCGGCGGCTCCTCGGCAGCGGCGACGAGGAGCGCAAACGCCTGCTCGTTCGCAGCGAGACGGACACGCACACGACCAGTTCGTCGCCGGCCGGCGACGACCCCGACGAGCGCACCGTCGTCTACCGGTCCACCGCGCGCGACGCCGCTGCCGCAGCCCCGCCGTCACCGTCGCTGCCGGCGACCACGGTCGCCTCGGACGTGGACGCGCTCGGCGACGCCGTCGAGGACGAAGTCGACTCGCTCGCGCCGCTGGGCGGCTACGAGTCCGGACAGCTCCGCGTCTGCATGGACGCGCTCGGCACGCTCCTCGAAGACGACGACCTCCTCAGCGTGCTCGAATTCACGAAGACCCTCGGCACCGCAGTCCGCGAGCACGACGGCATCGCGCACGTCCACGTCGGCCAACACGTTCCCGGCATCGCGGTCGAAGGGCTTCTCGGGCAGTTCGACGCGGTCGTCGAAGTCGGCGGCGACGACGACCCGCGGCAGCGCTGGCACCTCCCCGACGAGTCGCTGTCCACGCGCTGGCTGGAACTCTAGTCTTCCTCCGACGCTTCTTCCTCGGTCTCGGCTAGTTCCATCCCCTCGGCTTCCGGCGCGTAGTACCCGTCTTCGCCCCCCTCGGCTTCCTCGCTCTCTTCGGCTTGCTCGCCTTCGTCGCCCTCTTTCTCGCCGGCGACCTCGATTTCGGCTTCCACTTCGATGGAGACGCCCGGCGCGTCCAGTTCCGCCTCGAACACGTCTTCCTCGCCGGCTTCGACTTCGAGTTCGGTCGAGTCGACTTCCACTTCGACCTCTGTGTCGACGTACGTATCGGACATACTCGGAGCCACACCACGACGACTGGTAAACGGTGTGGCCGGCCGCGGCGCTGTCGGCCGTGAAAATACTGCAGGAGAGCGGAGCCCTTAGAAAGTTTCGCGGTGGAGGACGTCGTCGACGTCGCGGCGCGGCAGGCGCTCGGGCTCGTCGCCGCCGCTCGGGCCGACCGCAATCAGGACGACCGGAATCGTGTCCTCGGGGAGGTCGACGAAGTCAGCGGCGGCCTCGAAGTCGAAGCCGGTCATCGGCGTGGCGGTGAGGCCGCGGGCGTGCGCGGACAGCAGGAGGTTCTCCGCGGCGAGGGAGGCGTTGCGAATCGCGTAGTCGCGGCCCGCGCGGTCGGACTCGTAGCCGGCGACGGTCTGCTCTTTCATCGCCTCGCCGGTCTCGGCGTCGACGCGGCCGGCCTCGACCCACTCGTCGAAGACGCGGTCGGCGGTCTTCGGCTCGGTGTGGCCGGCGACGAGAATCGCGGTGCCGGCCTCTGCGATGTGCTCTTGGCCGTTCGCAATCTCGACGAGTTCGTCGAGGCGGTCGTCGTCCTGAATCGTGACGAACTCCCACGGCTGGAGGTTGAACGAGGAGGGCGCGAGCGTCGCGTCCTCGACGATTGCTTCGAGGGTCTCGTCGTCGACGTCCTCGTCGGGGTCGAAGTTGTGCCCGGAGCGGCGGCTGCGCAGCGCCTCGGTGGCGGCGTCGGTTCGCGACTGCTGGCTGGCTTCTGACATCGACTTACGATACGTTACCCGTACGGAGGGGGCTGGCGGTCCCAGCGCGTCCCGCCGATTGGAGTGCGTGAGCGCGCACCACGTCCAAACTGTCTCACACGTCGCAGACGGCGAAGGCACGCTCCCTCGACCACCGACATCACTATCCGGTTCGCCTGACTACCCGTTCGCCGATGGTGGACGCTCACCCGTTCTCCGGCGAGCCGGCGACCACGCGGGAAGCGATAATGCAGGCGACGTTCCGCGCGCTCCGCGAGCACGGCTACGCGGGGTTGACGATTCAGCGCATCGGCGACCACTTCGAGAAGAGCAAGTCGCTGCTCTACCACCACTACGACAGCAAGGACGAACTCCTCCTGGAGTTTCTGGCGTACATGCTCGCGGAGTTCGAGCAGGCCGCGCCCGACGACGACCTGCCGCCCCGCGAGCGCCTCGACGCGATTCTCGACCACGTGCTCGCGGTGAAACTCCCCGACGACCAGCGGGACTTCACGAGGGCGATGGTGGAACTCCGCGCGCAGGCCGCTCACGACGACCGCTACCGCGACCACTTCACGCGCAGCGACGACTCGCTGCACGACGAAGTCGCGAGCATCGTCGGCGAAGGCGTCGACGCTGGGAAATTCCGCGACGTCGACCCCGACAACGTCGCGTCGTTCCTACTGACGCTCGTGAACGGCGCGATGACCCAGCGAGTCACTGCCGAGGAAACGCACACGGAAGCCGTCCGGGAAGAAGTCGACGCCTACCTCCAGTCGCGGCTGCTGGCCGACGAGTAGGGCGAGGCGAGCGCGTTAGAACGTGATAATCTCGTAGTCGTCGTCGACGAGCGAGCGGATGCTCGGGTGGCCGTCGTGTTCGTCGACGGTGACGACGCCGGCGTCCTCGACGGCTTCGTCGACGCCGAACGCGCCCGAACAGTGGTCGCACGCGGAGCTGTCGTCCTTGACCGCGGCGTAGAGGTCGTGGTAGTCGTGGTCGGGGTCTTCGAGTTCGGGAATCCACTGCGTGCCCGCGCCGTCGAAGATGAGCTCCAGGTCGTCCTCGGGATTCTCGGCGAACTCGCGGGCGGCTTCGAGGCCGTTGACGAGCCGGCCGAGGTCGCTGTGGGATTCGGTGCCTGCCAGAATCACGATTGCTGCCTTCGTCATTACACTCCGAGCCACGAGCGCCGGCCACAAAAGGTCGCGCGAACGTCCCAGTAACGAGGTTACGGGCCAGTAATCCCGCTAGTGGTGTTCGTGGCCGCCGCGGCTGAACTGCCCGGAGAACGCGCGCTGGACGACCTCCGGGAGCGCGGGGTGGACGTGAATCGACTCGCGGACGTCTCGCACGGTGCCGGAGCCGGCTTTCATCGCGACGACGGCCTCCTGAATCAGCGTCGAGGCGTCCGGGCCGACGATGTGGCAACCCAGAATCTCGCCGTCGAGGTCGACGAGCACCTTCACGAAGCCCTCGGCGTGCATCGCGTCGCCGCGCGCGGTGTCCGCGAAGTCGTACGTGTTCGTCGCGTACTCGCGGCCCGCGTCCCGGAGTTCGGCTTCGGTCGCGCCGACGCCCGCAACCTCCGGCGACCCGAACACCGCGAACGGCATCGCCGAGTAGTCGACGGGCTCGGGGTCGCTGCCGAAGATGTTGCGCGCGACCGCCTGCGCCTCGTGGTTCGCGCTGTGCTTGAGGAGGTACTCGCCGACGATGTCGCCGAGCGCCCACACGTCCTCGACGTCCGTTTCGAGGTAGTCGTCGGTCGCCACGAACCCGCGGTCGTCGGTCCGAACGCCGGTCGCGTCGAGGTTCAGCGTGTCCGTGTTCGGCGTGCGGCCGGCTGCCACGAGCAGCGCGTCGCCGGTGACGGACACCGACTCGCCGCTCTCGACGACGCCACCCTCCTCGCCGTACTCGTACTCGCGGGCTTCGAGCGTGACCTCGCCGTCGGCCTGGGCGACGCTCGTCGCCTCGTAGCCCGCGTAGACGTCGGCGCGCTCGCCGAACTGGTCGGTGAACGCCGCCGCGACCTCGCTGTCGGCGTTCGGCAGCAGGTTCGGACGCCGGCCGACGACGGTGACGTCGCTGCCGAACGTCTCGAAGAAGTGTCCGAGTTCCGCAGCGATGTAGCCGCCGCCCACGACGACGAGGTGGTCGGGCGGCGTCTCCAACTGGAGTGCCTCCTGGCTCGTAAGGTAGTCGGTGTCCTCGATGCCGTCGATGGGCGGAATCGCAGGCCGCGTGCCGGCCGCGATGAGCACCGTGTCCGCGCGGATGCGTGCGCCGTCGTCCTCGCCGCCCGAAACCTCGACCTCGTGGTCGGCCACGAAGCGGGCTTCGCCCTCGTAGAGCGTGTGCCGGTCCGAGGAACGCAGGCCGCGCCGAATCGAGTCCGCGTCCGCCTGGACTTCCTCGTTGACTTTGCGGACGATGTGCTCGAAGTCCACGTCGTTGACTTCGGCGTCGATGTCGAACTCGCCGGCGCGCTCGATGGTTTCGAGCACGTCGGCGTGGTAGAGCAGGAGCTTCGAGGGGATGCAGCCACGGTTCAGACACGTCCCGCCCAGCGGCCCCTTCTCCACGACCGCGACCGACTGCCCCTGATTGGCGGCGACGTTCGCGACGTCCAGTCCGGACCCCGAACCGATGACGAGAAAGTCGAATTCGTCCATACGCCGCCCACGCGTGCCGGCGTCAAGAAACCGCTTGCCGCCGCGAACCCCGCCGGTTGGCCCGAAAGTTATCCGAGCCGGGGGTGAAGGCGAGCACAGATGAGCTTCGACTCGGAGCGCGTCACGACCGTGACGTTCGACTCGTACAGCACGCTCGTGGACGTCGATGCCGCCGAGCGCGCGCTCGCCGACCGCGTCGCCGACCCCGAACCAGTCTCCCGGCTGTGGCGGTCGCGATCGCTGGCGTACACGTTCGTCGCCAACCAAATCGACGCCTACCAGCCGTTCTACGAGGTGAACCGCGATGCCCTCCAGTACGCGCTGGACGCCCACGGCGCGGACGTCACCACCGCGGAGCGCGACGAGATTCTCGCGGTCTACCACGAACTCGACGTGTTCGACGACGTCCGCAGCGGCCTCGAAGCGCTCACCGACGCGGGCTACGACTGTTACGTCGTCTCGAACGGCAACCCCGAGATGCTGGCGTCGATGGTCGACCACGCCGACATCGGCGACCTCCTCGAGGACACGGTGAGCGCCGACGAGGTGGAGACGTTCAAGCCCGCCGCCGAACTCTACCGCCACGCCGCCGCCCGGGCGGGGACGCCCATCGACGAAATCGTCCACGTCACGGCGGGCTGGTTCGACGTGCTCGGCGCGACCCACGCGGGCATGCAGAGCGCGTGGGTCGACCGGAAATCGTCACCGTGGGAGCCGTTCGCGGGCGACTCCGACCTCACGATCACCGACTTCCACGACCTCGTCGCGGCGCTCTCGGCCTGACTCGCCGCGCGGCGGACGCGTGGTATCCGCCTCAACCCCGAGTTATTTGTCCCCACGCGACACACTCCGGGACGATTAGATGACGACCGACGAGACGAGCGTCGAGCCGCAGGTGGTCGGCGACGCGCTCGACCGAATCCAGTCCGCCGCGACCGCGCTCGGGGTCCCCGCGGAGACGACGGAGACCGCGATTGCGGTGTTCCGCCGCCACCGCGACCAGCGCGCGGCCCACGCGCACAACGTCGCGACGACCGCGGCGGCGTGCCTGTACGTCGCGTGCAAGGTCGAGCGCGTCCCGCGCACGGTCGACGAGTTCGTCGACGCGACGGGCGTCGACCGCACGCAGCTCCTGCGGCGCGCGAAGGCGGTGACCAGCGAACTCGGCATCGACCTCTCGGGGTTCGCGGACGCCTCCCAGTACGTCGACCGATACGCCGACGAACTCGGGCTCCCCGAGGGCGTCGCGGACCGCGCCGGGGAAATCGTCGACCACTGCGAGGACGCCGGCATCGCGGGCGGGAAATCCCCGAGTGGGTGGGCGGCAGCGGCCATCTACAACGCCTGCGTGGAGGCCGACATGAACGTCCGACAGGACACGCTCACGGAACTGGCGGACGTCACGCACGTCACCATCCGGAACCGCTACAAGGAGCAACGCGAAGTGCTGTGCGAGCGGAACCCGCCGCCCGCGACCGCGGCGGCCGCCATCGACTGGTACCGCGAGTACCTGCCCGCGTCGGACTACGTCGCGAGCACGGCACGCGACCTTCTGGCGTCGGCGACCGACGTCCGCCCGGTGGACGACGCGCCGGCGGCGTGGGCCGCCGCTGCGCTCCGTGTCGCCGGGGAGCGCGCGGGCGCGCCAATCGGCATGAAGGCGCTGAAGACGCCCGCGGGCTGTTCTTCTTCAGCCATCCACGACCGCGCCAGCGACCTCGAATCGCTGTAGTCAGCGGCGTCGCGGTCGGCGACGCGGGCCGGCGTCAAGAATCCTCGGCGAAGACGCCGACGAACTCGCGCTGCTCGGCCAGAATCTCGGCATCGAGGTCAGCGACGAGCGTGCGCTCGTCGCGATTGAGCGCGGCGCTGACGGCCCCGTCGGGCCGCACGACGGTGGATTTGCCGGCGTAGTCGACGACGCGGGCGTCCGGGAGTTCGCGGCGGCCGGTCCGACCGCAGCCGACCACCCAGCGCACGCCGTCGAGGGCGCGGGCGCGTAGGAGGAGCCGCCAGTTCTCGCTGTGCGTGCCCGGCCACGCGCCGACGACGAACAGGGCGTCGACGCGCTCGCGGGCGAACTCGGCGCTGACGGCCACGAAGTTGAGGTCGTAGCAGGTGACGATACCGGTCTTCCCGGCGGGCGTCTCCACGGTGACGGCTTCGTCGCCGGCCGTGAGTACGTCGGCTTCGCCGCCCCAGAGGTTGCGCTTGCGGTAGTACGTGCGCTCGCCGTCGGGCGTGACGTAGCCGACGGTGTTGTAGTAGTCGTCGCCCGCGTCCTCGACGAAGCCCGCTAGCACGCTCACGTCGTAGTCCGCGGCGGAAGCGGCGAGGCGGTCGAGCGCGTTGCTATCGCGGGCGAGCGCGGCGTCGTGGACGCGCTCGTCGGCGACGAAGCCGGTGAGCGCGTACTCGGGGAACAGCGCGACGTTCACACGGTCGTCGAGACCGGCGAGGCGTTCGCCGATGGTGGCGAGGTTGGCGCGCGGGTCGAGGTCCGCGAGGTCGGTCTGGCAGGCGGCGACGGTCGGTGTCGGCACGCCGCGGAGTCGGCGCGCAGCCGACAAAAAGCCGGCGAACGGTTTTAATACGATTTTGAGTAAAGTCTTTACCCGGGGCGCGCCAATCGCCGTGTATGGAACGAGAGGCCATCCGTCGCCGGGAGCGGCTGTACGTGGGCGGCGAGTGGGTCACGGGGCCGGACACCTTCCCCGTCACCGACCTCGCCGACGGCGGCACGTTCGCCGAAGTCGCGGCGGCCGACGAGGACGCCGCCGACAGCGCGCTCGCCGCCGCCGAGGACGCGAAGGCGACGCTCCGAGACACCACGATTCCGCAGCGCTGCGAGTGGTTGCAGGCCATCGCCGACGGTCTGCGCGACCGGAAGACCGAACTCGCGGAGGTCATCGTCCGCGAGGCCGGCAAACCGATTTCGTCCGCGCGCGGCGAGGTCGACAGCGCGGCCGAGCGCTTCGAGCGCGCCATCGAGGAGATTCGCCACCTGAAGGGCGAGTACCGCGAGGGCACCACGAGCGGCCACGAGGGCTGGGAGGCCATCGTGAAACACGAGCCGGTCGGCGCGGTGCTCTGTATCACGCCGTACAACTATCCGCTCGCGACGACGGCGCTGCAGGTCGCGCCCGCGCTCGCCGCCGGGAACGCGGTCGTCCTCAAGCCCGCGAGCAAGACGCCCGTGAGCGCCGCTATCCTCACGGAAATCGTCGACGAAGTCGGGCTCCCGGACGGCGCGTTCAACTTCGTGCCGGGGAAGGCCAGCGTCATCGGCGACGAGCTGGCCGGCGACGACCGCGTGAACGCTATCGCGATGACTGGCTCGTCGGGGGCTGGCAAGCACGTCGCCTACGAGTCCGGGATGGTGAACCTCCACATGGAGCTCGGCGGGAACGCGCCCGCGGTCGTCTTCGAGGACGCGGACCTCGACGCCGCTGCCGGCGCGGCCGCGAAGGGGTCGCTGAAGTACGCCGGCCAGCGCTGTTCGGCCATCTCGCGCGTGCTCGCTCACGAGTCGGTCCACGACGACCTCGTCGAGCGCATCGACGCCGGGATGGACGACTGGGTGCAGGGCGACCTCTTCGACGAGGACACCGACCTCGGCCCGCTCATCAGCGCCGAGCAGGCGGACTGGGTGGCGGAACTGGTCGAGGACGCCGTCGACCGCGGGGCGACGGTCGTGCGCGGCGGCGACCGCTACGAGCAAGAAGAGGGCGTCCACGTCTTCGAGCCGACGCTGCTCGCGGACGTCCCCCAGGACGCGCGCATCGTCGACGAGGAGCAGTTCGGGCCCGTCTGCGCGGTGACGACGTTCGGGGACGACGAGGAAGCCCTCGAAGTCGCGAATCGCTCGGATCTGGCGCTGGACGCGTGCGTGTTCACGAGCGACTACGACCGCGCGATGCGGATGGCCGAGTACATCGACGCGGGCGCGGTCCGCATCAACGGCGCGCCCTCCCACGGCCTCGGCGATATTCCGTTCGGCGGGAACGAGGATTCGGGTATCGGCCGCGAGGGCCTGGACTCCACCATCCACGAGTTCGTCCGCAAGAAGTCCATCATTCTGTAGCTGTCCGGCCGGGGGTTACCGCCGCGACCACCTCCCACGTGTGCGAGTGCACCCGTGGTCGCGAACGCGTCGGCAGCGGGGAGAAATCGCTTACGCGAACAACAGTGGCACCATTCCGAGCACGCCGACGACCAGCCCCGCGAGCAGTTCGCGGTGGCCGCCGTTCGGAAGGCGGCGGCCGACCGCGCGGGCTTCGGGGATGAACTCGGTGAGCACGAGGTAGACCATCGCGCCGCCCGCGAACCCGTAGCCGGCGGGGAGCAGCGTGCGCGCGAACTGGACGAACGCGAACGCCAGCACCGCGCCGATTGGCTGGGGGACGCTCGTGAAGACGGCGACGCCGACGAGCTTCCAGCGGCGCGCGCCGTGCTCGTGGAGCGGAATCGACACCGCCAGCCCCTCCGGGATGTTGTGGATGGAGATGGCGATAGTCATGAACACCGCGAGCAGCGGCACGGAGAAGCCCAGGATTGGGTAACCGCCCTCCATCCCCATGTCGGCGAACGAAACGCCGACGGCGACGCCCTCCGGAAACGAGTGGACGGTGAGCACGCCAGCGACGAGCACGAGCTTCTCGAAGTCGGCTTGCGCGATTTCCCGGGGTTCGAACTCGTGGTCGTCGATGACGCGACGGGCGGCGACGACGAGCGCGACGCCGACGAGCGCGCCCGCACCGACATCCAGCGGCGTGCCGTAGTTGAGTCCCTCGCGGAACAGCCCGAAGCCGGACGCGGAGAGCATGATGCCGGAGGCCAGCCCCCAGAGCCCGACGCGCCAGCGGTCGTCGACGTCGTCGACGAAGAAGAACGGGAGCGCGCCGAGGCCGGTGGCGAGGTCCGTCAGCAGGCCCGCGAAGAAGACGAACGCGAGCGCACCCGTGAGTTCCATGTGCGGCGCTACGAACGCTCGCGAAATAGTCCTTTCCGTTCTAGAAAGAAAAATTTGGGAAACCTAAAACCGTTCGAGTGAAGGGGGTTCGGTATCACCCTCGGCGCATGGACGAGCAAACTCGCGTCGCCGCGTTCCTCGACGAGGAGGCCCTCCACGCGCCGCCAGCCAACCGCGTGCTCGACCTCGCCAGCGAGGTCGGCGAGCTCGCGAAGAACGTCAACGAGTCCACCGACTACGGTGCCAGCGCGGGTGCGGACGTCGACCGGGACGAACTCGGGGACGCCCTGTTCTGCCTGCTCGCGCTCGCCGACGAACTCGACTACGACGCCAGCGCCGCCCTCGACGAGGCGCTCGGGAAGTACGAGGACCGACTCGCCGACTCGGGGAGCGCCGGCTCCGGCGAGTAGGGTTCCCGGCGCATGGGAGCTGCGGACGGTTTCGTGGCTCCTTCGGCTATACGGACGTCGACGCCTCCACAACTAGACGAGAGCGTCCGGCTCGACCCAGACGACGAAGCGGTCGTCGCGGCGGACGACGCCGCGGGTCGTCTCGGAGGCCGCCGAGTCGTCGACGTCGGCGAGGCCGACGGACTCCACTTCGTGAACGTCGTCCACTAGCAGCCCCGTGCTCTCGTGCTCGGAGAGGACGACGATGCGGCTGCCGTCCGGCGAACCCTCGACGCCGAGCCGGACGCGCGGGTCCACGACAGTCGTCGTCTCGCCGCGGAGGTCGACGACGCCCACGACGTTGGCGTCCGCGTTCGGAATCGCGGTGACGTCCTCGGTCGCGTCCACGATTTCGTCGACGTGCGCGATGTCGATGCAGTAGCGGTCGTCGCCGAGGGAGAACTCCAGCACGTCCGTCTCCGATGTCATGGCGGCGAGTCTGTCGCCGACCGAATTAAGGGTTGGGTCTACGCAGCAGAAGTATCGTTTATCTGACCACTCCGCCGTGCCGTCGGCGAATTCTCCGCCGAATCGGCACGCCGACCCCGACACTCTTTTTTCCCTCCGTACTCACCATTAGTTCGATGGACCCGGTGGACGTACTGCGGGTACTCGGCAACAAATACAACGCCGAGATTCTCGAAGCCACTCACGCGCCGAAGTCTGCCCAAGAGCTCAGCGAAGAGCTCGACATTCCGATTGCGACGAGCTACCGGCGCATCGAGGAGCTCAACGAGGCTGACCTCCTCAAACTCGAAGGGAAGGAACTCTCCGACGAGGGCCGCCGTACGAAGGTGTACCGCCGGCAGGTCGACGAACTCACCGTGAAGTTCGGCGTCGACGAGACCGACATCGAGACGACCGAGCGCACCGAGGCGAAGAACGCTCTCGTGGACGTCTGGAGCGACCTCCGCTCCGAGCAGTAAACTCGCAGGCCGCCCGTAGCGGGCGTCGCACGTGCGTAATTCTACAATATAATAATCGCGGGGACATCTTTATACGGAGTCTGGAGGACGTGTGTACGAGCCACGCGACCATGCGCCCAATCGAAGCAATCTACCTCGTCTTCAGCGCGACCCTCGCCGCCGCCGGCCTCAGCATGGTGGCGTTCGCGGTTCGCGCGTACCTCGACACCGGCCGGCACTCGATGATGCACCTCTCGGCCGGCTTCGCGCTGGTCGTCACCGCCGCCATCGGCACGACCGTCGTGGCGTTCGTTACCGACTTCCAGCACACCCGGACGCTGCTGACGGCGAACTACGTGCTCACGACGGCGGGCTACCTCTTCGTCATGTACAGCATCGTCACGCCCGAGCGCTGACGCCGGCTACGAGAACTTCGACTTCACGCGGTCGTACAGTT encodes the following:
- a CDS encoding ZIP family metal transporter, with amino-acid sequence MELTGALAFVFFAGLLTDLATGLGALPFFFVDDVDDRWRVGLWGLASGIMLSASGFGLFREGLNYGTPLDVGAGALVGVALVVAARRVIDDHEFEPREIAQADFEKLVLVAGVLTVHSFPEGVAVGVSFADMGMEGGYPILGFSVPLLAVFMTIAISIHNIPEGLAVSIPLHEHGARRWKLVGVAVFTSVPQPIGAVLAFAFVQFARTLLPAGYGFAGGAMVYLVLTEFIPEARAVGRRLPNGGHRELLAGLVVGVLGMVPLLFA
- a CDS encoding transcription initiation factor IIB family protein; protein product: MTTDETSVEPQVVGDALDRIQSAATALGVPAETTETAIAVFRRHRDQRAAHAHNVATTAAACLYVACKVERVPRTVDEFVDATGVDRTQLLRRAKAVTSELGIDLSGFADASQYVDRYADELGLPEGVADRAGEIVDHCEDAGIAGGKSPSGWAAAAIYNACVEADMNVRQDTLTELADVTHVTIRNRYKEQREVLCERNPPPATAAAAIDWYREYLPASDYVASTARDLLASATDVRPVDDAPAAWAAAALRVAGERAGAPIGMKALKTPAGCSSSAIHDRASDLESL
- a CDS encoding aldehyde dehydrogenase family protein, which produces MEREAIRRRERLYVGGEWVTGPDTFPVTDLADGGTFAEVAAADEDAADSALAAAEDAKATLRDTTIPQRCEWLQAIADGLRDRKTELAEVIVREAGKPISSARGEVDSAAERFERAIEEIRHLKGEYREGTTSGHEGWEAIVKHEPVGAVLCITPYNYPLATTALQVAPALAAGNAVVLKPASKTPVSAAILTEIVDEVGLPDGAFNFVPGKASVIGDELAGDDRVNAIAMTGSSGAGKHVAYESGMVNLHMELGGNAPAVVFEDADLDAAAGAAAKGSLKYAGQRCSAISRVLAHESVHDDLVERIDAGMDDWVQGDLFDEDTDLGPLISAEQADWVAELVEDAVDRGATVVRGGDRYEQEEGVHVFEPTLLADVPQDARIVDEEQFGPVCAVTTFGDDEEALEVANRSDLALDACVFTSDYDRAMRMAEYIDAGAVRINGAPSHGLGDIPFGGNEDSGIGREGLDSTIHEFVRKKSIIL
- a CDS encoding dihydrolipoyl dehydrogenase encodes the protein MDEFDFLVIGSGSGLDVANVAANQGQSVAVVEKGPLGGTCLNRGCIPSKLLLYHADVLETIERAGEFDIDAEVNDVDFEHIVRKVNEEVQADADSIRRGLRSSDRHTLYEGEARFVADHEVEVSGGEDDGARIRADTVLIAAGTRPAIPPIDGIEDTDYLTSQEALQLETPPDHLVVVGGGYIAAELGHFFETFGSDVTVVGRRPNLLPNADSEVAAAFTDQFGERADVYAGYEATSVAQADGEVTLEAREYEYGEEGGVVESGESVSVTGDALLVAAGRTPNTDTLNLDATGVRTDDRGFVATDDYLETDVEDVWALGDIVGEYLLKHSANHEAQAVARNIFGSDPEPVDYSAMPFAVFGSPEVAGVGATEAELRDAGREYATNTYDFADTARGDAMHAEGFVKVLVDLDGEILGCHIVGPDASTLIQEAVVAMKAGSGTVRDVRESIHVHPALPEVVQRAFSGQFSRGGHEHH
- a CDS encoding DUF7504 family protein; this encodes MSDGSTARGWVDDPATFAAALDDLKSTGCLLLVLEAGGSDAGGAGCRRLLGSGDEERKRLLVRSETDTHTTSSSPAGDDPDERTVVYRSTARDAAAAAPPSPSLPATTVASDVDALGDAVEDEVDSLAPLGGYESGQLRVCMDALGTLLEDDDLLSVLEFTKTLGTAVREHDGIAHVHVGQHVPGIAVEGLLGQFDAVVEVGGDDDPRQRWHLPDESLSTRWLEL
- a CDS encoding carbon-nitrogen hydrolase family protein, which produces MPTPTVAACQTDLADLDPRANLATIGERLAGLDDRVNVALFPEYALTGFVADERVHDAALARDSNALDRLAASAADYDVSVLAGFVEDAGDDYYNTVGYVTPDGERTYYRKRNLWGGEADVLTAGDEAVTVETPAGKTGIVTCYDLNFVAVSAEFARERVDALFVVGAWPGTHSENWRLLLRARALDGVRWVVGCGRTGRRELPDARVVDYAGKSTVVRPDGAVSAALNRDERTLVADLDAEILAEQREFVGVFAEDS
- a CDS encoding haloacid dehalogenase type II; the protein is MSFDSERVTTVTFDSYSTLVDVDAAERALADRVADPEPVSRLWRSRSLAYTFVANQIDAYQPFYEVNRDALQYALDAHGADVTTAERDEILAVYHELDVFDDVRSGLEALTDAGYDCYVVSNGNPEMLASMVDHADIGDLLEDTVSADEVETFKPAAELYRHAAARAGTPIDEIVHVTAGWFDVLGATHAGMQSAWVDRKSSPWEPFAGDSDLTITDFHDLVAALSA
- a CDS encoding MazG nucleotide pyrophosphohydrolase domain-containing protein, producing the protein MDEQTRVAAFLDEEALHAPPANRVLDLASEVGELAKNVNESTDYGASAGADVDRDELGDALFCLLALADELDYDASAALDEALGKYEDRLADSGSAGSGE
- a CDS encoding TetR/AcrR family transcriptional regulator → MVDAHPFSGEPATTREAIMQATFRALREHGYAGLTIQRIGDHFEKSKSLLYHHYDSKDELLLEFLAYMLAEFEQAAPDDDLPPRERLDAILDHVLAVKLPDDQRDFTRAMVELRAQAAHDDRYRDHFTRSDDSLHDEVASIVGEGVDAGKFRDVDPDNVASFLLTLVNGAMTQRVTAEETHTEAVREEVDAYLQSRLLADE
- a CDS encoding DUF7521 family protein; protein product: MRPIEAIYLVFSATLAAAGLSMVAFAVRAYLDTGRHSMMHLSAGFALVVTAAIGTTVVAFVTDFQHTRTLLTANYVLTTAGYLFVMYSIVTPER
- a CDS encoding chemotaxis protein CheW — its product is MTSETDVLEFSLGDDRYCIDIAHVDEIVDATEDVTAIPNADANVVGVVDLRGETTTVVDPRVRLGVEGSPDGSRIVVLSEHESTGLLVDDVHEVESVGLADVDDSAASETTRGVVRRDDRFVVWVEPDALV
- a CDS encoding ArsR/SmtB family transcription factor, with translation MDPVDVLRVLGNKYNAEILEATHAPKSAQELSEELDIPIATSYRRIEELNEADLLKLEGKELSDEGRRTKVYRRQVDELTVKFGVDETDIETTERTEAKNALVDVWSDLRSEQ
- a CDS encoding nitroreductase family protein; this encodes MSEASQQSRTDAATEALRSRRSGHNFDPDEDVDDETLEAIVEDATLAPSSFNLQPWEFVTIQDDDRLDELVEIANGQEHIAEAGTAILVAGHTEPKTADRVFDEWVEAGRVDAETGEAMKEQTVAGYESDRAGRDYAIRNASLAAENLLLSAHARGLTATPMTGFDFEAAADFVDLPEDTIPVVLIAVGPSGGDEPERLPRRDVDDVLHRETF